In Erpetoichthys calabaricus chromosome 6, fErpCal1.3, whole genome shotgun sequence, one genomic interval encodes:
- the LOC114653665 gene encoding cAMP-responsive element modulator-like isoform X2, with protein MAVTGDETDAASGDMPAYQIRTPTSNLPQGVVMAASPGSIHSPQQVAEEATRKRELRLLKNREAARECRRKKKEYVKCLENRVAVLENQNKTLIEELKALKDLYCHKTD; from the exons ATGGCAGTAACAGGAGATGAGACAGATGCAG ctTCAGGTGATATGCCAGCTTACCAGATTCGTACCCCAACTTCAAATCTGCCCCAGGGAGTTGTAATGGCAGCCTCACCTGgatcaatacacagtccacagCAAGTTGCAGAGGAAGCAACACGGAAAAGGGAACTGAGGCTCTTGAAAAACAG AGAAGCTGCAAGGGAATGTCGCAGAAAGAAGAAAGAATACGTCAAATGCCTTGAAAACCGAGTGGCTGTACTTGAAAACCAAAACAAGACACTTATCGAGGAACTCAAAGCTTTAAAAGACCTTTACTGCCATAAAACAGACTAG